The DNA segment GCTCAGCACGCCGGTCAGGTAGTCGGCCAGGCCGACCCCTGCCGTCCCTTCCTCCGCGTTCATAAGCCCCCCAAATCGGTCAAACCATCAACCTACCCCGCGCTGCCGGCCCCCGAGTCGAACGTCGAGTTGAAACCACTATCCACATAGGACTTCAGCCAGTCACGGAAGTCGGGGCCCAAGTCGTCGCGATCCGCCGCGAGTTTCACCACAGCACGCAGGTACGACTGGCGGTCGCCGGTGTCGTAGCGGCGGCCGGAGAACAACACTCCGTGCACCGGCGTGCCTTCGTTGGCCATGGTCGCCATCGCGTCGGTCAGCTGGATCTCGCCGCCGCGACCCGGCTGCGTACGCGCGATCACGTCGAAGATCTCGCCGGGAAGGACGTACCGGCCGATCACCGCGAGGTTGCTCGGCGCGTCGGCCGGGTCGGGTTTCTCTACCAGCTCGGAGATCGCGACCACGTCCTCCTGCTCGGTCGGCTTGGCGGTGGCGATGCCGTACAGCTTGGTCTGCTCGCGCGGCACCTCGATGAGGCCGACGACGATGCCGCCGGTGTCGGCCTGCAGGTCGAGCATCCGCGGCAGCAGCGGGTCGCGCTCGTCGATCAGGTCGTCGCCGAGCATCACCGCGAACGGCTGGTTGCCGACATGCGCGGCCGCGCAGAGCACAGCGTGGCCGAGGCCGAGTGGCTCCGGCTGGCGGGAGGTGTGGATGGCCGCGAGGTCGCACGGCCGGCGGATCGCGTCCAGCAGGTCGTCCTTGCCGGATTCGGCGAGAGTCTGTTCCAGGTCGAGCTTACGGTCGAAGTGGTCCACCATCGACGACTTGCCGCGGCCGGTCACCAGCAGCACGTCGGTGAGCCCGGAGGCGGCCGCCTCCTCGACGATGTACTGCAACGCCGGCTTGTCGACGACGGGAAGAAGCTCTTTCGGCACCGCCTTGGTGGCGGGGAGGAATCGGGTCCCGAGCCCGGCGGCCGGGATGACAGCCTTTCGGGCGCGGGTACGCGTACGTGTCTCAGGCATGCGAGCAGGCTATGGCATGTGCCGCCGACGCCGGTGGACGCGGTACGTGGCGACCACCTGACTCCCCCGCACGTCGCAAACTACCCGCTACAGCGCGAAACTGTCGTACCCCTCGTGTTATCTGGCCCCCACCCACATCGGGTGGGGGGTGGGTTGAGAGGTTCCAAACTGACAGAAATTGATCTTGGTCGCGTCGTCATTGAGCGCTAAATGCCACCTTTGTCCGGTTGGCTGATGCACGCAAGGCCACCTTGCGTGCACTGGACGCACGCAAGGGGGCCATGCGTGCATGGCGACTTGTGACTGGTGTGACTAAAGATGGCCAAGTGGCTGGCGAGTCGCGTGCGGCGAAGTCCAAGATCAATTTCGAACTCATCCAAGTTTCCACGCGAACCCACCCCCCACCCGATCTGGGTGGGGGCCAAATTTGGCAGGGGGGTACGACAGTTTCGCGCTGTAGCGGGTAACTAGCGTTGGACTCGGCGGGGTGCGCCGGCGACGCGCCAGGTGTCGCGGCCGTCGGCTTTGGCGGTGACCAGGGCGCCCTCGGCGGCTTCCAGCAGGTCTTCGGGTGCGGTGCCGTGTTGCGGATAGAGGGCCACGCCGACCGACACGGTCACGCGTACGGACAGCTCCGTCGGCCGGCGCGTCGGGTCGGAGGCCGGCAGGGTGATCGGGGTCGAGCGCAGCGACATGCAGATGCGCCGCGCCGCGGTCTGCGCGCCGGCGCTGTCGGCCTCGGGCAGCAGCAGGACGAAGGCCTCGCCGCCCTGCCGGAAAGCCATGTCGACCTCGCGTACGGCCGCGCGCAGGCGATGCGCGAGCTCGGCCAGTACGGCGTCGCCGACGGTGTGGCCATACTGCTCGTTCACCGCCGCGAACCGGTCGACGTCGACGGCCAGCACGGCCAGCGAGCGCTCGAACCGCGACGCGCGCTCGATCTCGCGCTTCAGCGACACCCGCAGATAACGGTAGTTCCACAGGTCCGTCAGCGGGTCGGCCAACGCCAGCCGCTCCGCCTCCGAGTGCAGCAGCACGTTCTCCACCGCGACCGCCGCCTGGCCGGCGAACGTACGCAGCGTCACCAGGTCGCCGTCGTCGAAGTCGTCGGCGCCGAGGCGGTCATAGAGCGCCAGTACGCCGAGCAACCGGCCGCCACCCGCGCGACTGCCGCCGGCGCCGCGGCCGCTGCCGGAGAACGGTACGGCGATGTAGGTCTGGCAGCGCGGCTCCACCGGCGCGAGGTCGGTCGCCGGGTTACGTACCCGTCCGTGCCGTGGCTCGCCGCTCTCGGCGACCCCGCCGAGCACGCCTTCGCCGATCGCCAGCCGCAGGTCGCGCGGGTTGACACCGCGGCCGGACAGGTTCTGGCCGGACTGGCCGACCAGCGTCCCCGGCCAGCTGCCGTCGCTGCGGTCGACCAGCAGCACCACGCCCGCCTGCGCGCCAGTGGCCGCCATCGCGGTCTCCAGGATCACCTCGAGAATCCGGTCGAGGTCGTGCGTCGACGACAGCGTGTCGCCGAGCAGCGCCAGGTTGCCACGCAGCTGGTCACG comes from the Fodinicola acaciae genome and includes:
- a CDS encoding UTP--glucose-1-phosphate uridylyltransferase, with product MPETRTRTRARKAVIPAAGLGTRFLPATKAVPKELLPVVDKPALQYIVEEAAASGLTDVLLVTGRGKSSMVDHFDRKLDLEQTLAESGKDDLLDAIRRPCDLAAIHTSRQPEPLGLGHAVLCAAAHVGNQPFAVMLGDDLIDERDPLLPRMLDLQADTGGIVVGLIEVPREQTKLYGIATAKPTEQEDVVAISELVEKPDPADAPSNLAVIGRYVLPGEIFDVIARTQPGRGGEIQLTDAMATMANEGTPVHGVLFSGRRYDTGDRQSYLRAVVKLAADRDDLGPDFRDWLKSYVDSGFNSTFDSGAGSAG
- a CDS encoding diguanylate cyclase, producing the protein MRARLTAAFLAIVLGPLVLGAVFVGISVGRVTDQRTADRLQLAGSTVSTTVSQLCRSALAAATIVATAGESERPAAINTVLRQALADAVVVRDANGGQVASGGTALSFPANCAVDPPARPSRTTQPGIAASVQLRTSTGAVAGTVEAAFILNEALLTQLSRTASVDVTALADKGAPGLSTLPGDGMAVAAAVGDLLAMPALPATQADGGLMVRAVKPQRGQPLLLALSTPRQPQEGLYGLLILIVLLVIVIAVLVAWRLARTTTAPIIEVAGAAERVAAGDLDARVPVRGRDEVGQLASTFNRMTREMQSYVTALTVSRDQLRGNLALLGDTLSSTHDLDRILEVILETAMAATGAQAGVVLLVDRSDGSWPGTLVGQSGQNLSGRGVNPRDLRLAIGEGVLGGVAESGEPRHGRVRNPATDLAPVEPRCQTYIAVPFSGSGRGAGGSRAGGGRLLGVLALYDRLGADDFDDGDLVTLRTFAGQAAVAVENVLLHSEAERLALADPLTDLWNYRYLRVSLKREIERASRFERSLAVLAVDVDRFAAVNEQYGHTVGDAVLAELAHRLRAAVREVDMAFRQGGEAFVLLLPEADSAGAQTAARRICMSLRSTPITLPASDPTRRPTELSVRVTVSVGVALYPQHGTAPEDLLEAAEGALVTAKADGRDTWRVAGAPRRVQR